The following proteins are co-located in the Camelina sativa cultivar DH55 chromosome 12, Cs, whole genome shotgun sequence genome:
- the LOC104732499 gene encoding uncharacterized protein LOC104732499 produces the protein MGSESVSHLSLKKKLKSRFCIAGCFRTTNHHHDVPVDMPSSPTTPSAAMEKSTQSPRGGGMKTKSPRLTRTLSKSHEKCRSLIHRMGGGVSGVGGHGKHIRRHTADFHYDPSSYALNFDKGDEGDNINRFPLRNFSARLPRSPPSSAKAAMDSSFAVHNLLR, from the coding sequence ATGGGAAGCGAATCAGTGAGCCACTTGTCTCttaaaaagaaactcaaatcaaGGTTTTGCATCGCCGGATGTTTTCGTACGACCAATCACCACCACGACGTCCCCGTCGACATGCCTTCATCTCCGACAACTCCCTCCGCCGCGATGGAGAAATCTACTCAAAGCCCACGTGGTGGTGGAATGAAGACCAAATCTCCACGACTCACTCGGACGTTGTCCAAGTCGCATGAAAAGTGCCGGAGTCTGATCCACCGGATGGGCGGTGGTGTAAGCGGCGTTGGCGGCCACGGGAAGCACATCCGACGTCATACTGCAGACTTTCATTACGACCCGTCGAGCTATGCGCTTAACTTTGATAAAGGAGACGAAGGTGACAATATCAACCGCTTCCCTCTCCGCAACTTCTCGGCTAGGCTGCCTCGTTCGCCGCCTTCTTCGGCTAAGGCCGCGATGGATTCTTCTTTTGCGGTTCACAACCTTTTGCGGTAA
- the LOC104732501 gene encoding peptidyl-prolyl cis-trans isomerase CYP28, chloroplastic-like produces MASSSILIPPILSRRNLLLSTTIATVSPPPPSPGPDITITDRVFLDFSLCPTYFRSDPYATLSSTTTCSDSTPLGRVVLGLYGRHVPFTVPTFKRMCTSSSTSYKNTPVHKIFPGQYFLAGRQGEGRRYSAEVGSLLRDLPRNTDVVNSKAFSLPHARAGVVSLCLSENDDDDETRLDPDYRNVEFLITTGPGPCPQLDGGNIVFGTVLQGLDVVTSISSIPTYKPSDNIRQFNDFAEFLGDERAQNARSLWNRPLKAVYISGCGELKVTNPSLSPTLP; encoded by the exons ATGGCATCATCATCCATTCTCATCCCTCCGATTCTGTCCCGTCGTAACCTCCTCCTGTCCACCACCATCGCCACCGTATCTCCTCCACCACCTTCCCCTGGGCCTGACATCACAATCACCGATCGCGTCTTCCTAGACTTCTCCCTCTGTCCCACCTACTTCCGCTCAGATCCCTACGCCACACTCTCCTCCACCACTACTTGCTCCGATTCAACTCCCCTCGGCCGCGTCGTTCTCGGATTATACGGCCGTCACGTCCCTTTCAccgtccccactttcaaacgcATGTGTACCTCTTCTTCGACCTCTTACAAAAACACTCCAGTTCACAAAATCTTCCCTGGTCAGTACTTTCTCGCCGGAAGACAAGGGGAAGGACGGCGATATTCGGCGGAGGTTGGATCTTTACTCAGAGATTTGCCTCGGAACACTGACGTTGTTAATTCCAAGGCTTTTTCCCTCCCACACGCTCGTGCTGGTGTTGTCTCTCTTTGCTTATCTGAgaatgatgacgatgatgaaacCAGACTCGATCCTGATTATAGGAATGTTGAATTCTTAATCACTACTGGTCCTGGACCGTGTCCGCAGCTCGACGGCGGTAACATTGTCTTCGGAACTGTGCTTCaag GGTTAGATGTGGTGACGAGTATATCTTCCATTCCCACTTATAAGCCGTCGGACAACATTCGACAGTTTAATGATTTTGCAGAGTTTCTTGGAGACGAGAGAGCTCAAAACGCTAGATCCTTGTGGAATAGACCTCTTAAGGCGGTTTACATTAGTGGCTGTGGAGAGCTCAAGGTCACTAATCCTTCACTCTCTCCAACTCTGccttaa
- the LOC104732502 gene encoding uncharacterized protein LOC104732502, which produces MAAGSMDGIFRNLFEGCISSCDSSIQRRPYHKNCGCALHGGGSSTPCRHGRSEIVVFPIQRSWSEGNSLALHLAPSSSSSNLQSISSSSSISTLASFSSTVSDIDSPI; this is translated from the coding sequence ATGGCTGCCGGATCCATGGACGGAATATTCCGCAACCTCTTCGAAGGTTGCATCTCTAGCTGCGACTCTTCCATCCAGCGACGTCCATACCATAAGAACTGCGGCTGCGCGCTTCACGGTGGTGGTTCATCGACCCCTTGTCGTCACGGAAGGTCTGAGATCGTTGTGTTCCCAATCCAACGTTCTTGGAGTGAAGGAAACAGTTTGGCTCTGCATCTCgccccatcttcttcttcctctaaccTCCAGTCGATTTCGTCCTCTTCCTCTATTTCTACCCTCGCATCATTCTCGTCGACCGTGTCTGATATTGATTCTCCCATTTAA